One region of Brachybacterium saurashtrense genomic DNA includes:
- a CDS encoding TSUP family transporter: MTLTLSLTLIALVLTCAIIQRVAGMGLGIVFAPYAVVLIGAHEGIMLANLLGGLVPMVMLPRVWSQIEWGKVLWLGLPAIAVMPGAAWLSSISPPAPLYLVVATLVLLSLVISVLLARVDTTVDGRPAQLATGVGIGLGTVLGGVGGPAATVYAVLSRWPALPMVATLQPLWILVSLVSFGSKWAWDDGQLPQMPWWVWTAMLASLVASVGLGELLQKRLGELGIHRLVIVLGFVGAALSLWTGVRLLLA; encoded by the coding sequence GTGACGCTCACCCTCTCCCTCACCCTGATCGCCCTGGTTCTGACCTGCGCGATCATCCAACGGGTGGCGGGGATGGGGCTCGGTATCGTGTTCGCGCCCTACGCGGTGGTGCTGATCGGCGCGCACGAGGGGATCATGCTCGCGAATCTCCTGGGCGGGCTGGTGCCGATGGTGATGCTGCCCAGGGTCTGGTCGCAGATCGAGTGGGGGAAGGTGCTGTGGCTGGGGCTGCCCGCGATCGCGGTGATGCCCGGGGCGGCCTGGCTCTCCTCGATCTCCCCTCCGGCGCCGCTGTACCTGGTGGTCGCGACGCTGGTGCTGCTGAGCCTGGTGATCTCGGTGCTGCTGGCCCGCGTGGACACCACCGTGGACGGGCGCCCCGCCCAGCTCGCGACCGGGGTGGGGATCGGGCTGGGCACCGTGCTCGGCGGCGTGGGCGGACCGGCCGCGACCGTCTACGCGGTGCTGTCGCGGTGGCCTGCGCTGCCGATGGTGGCCACGTTGCAGCCGCTGTGGATCCTGGTCTCGCTGGTCTCCTTCGGCTCGAAGTGGGCGTGGGACGACGGCCAGCTGCCCCAGATGCCCTGGTGGGTGTGGACGGCGATGCTCGCCTCCCTCGTGGCCTCGGTGGGGCTCGGAGAGCTGCTGCAGAAGCGGCTGGGCGAACTCGGGATCCACCGCCTGGTGATCGTGCTGGGATTCGTGGGCGCGGCGCTGTCGCTGTGGACAGGGGTGCGGCTTCTGCTGGCCTGA
- a CDS encoding aldo/keto reductase produces the protein MTTVPTLSFHDGAAVPQLGYGVWQVEDDVAADVVVQAINAGYRHIDTAAGYQNEGGVGRAVKAAGVPREDLFLTTKLANGDQGFDSAKQALETSLAALDMDYVDLYLIHWASPQRGTYLDSWKALIELQAEGKARSIGVSNFPAEQLEEIIAATGVVPVMHQIELHPAFQQAELRALHAEKGILTEAWSPLGQGGDILRDPVITDIAAAHDADPAQVIIAWHLAIGNVVIPKSVTPARIVSNFAAADLTLTDEEVERIAGLDRADGRIGPDPANPGF, from the coding sequence ATGACCACTGTTCCCACCCTGTCCTTCCACGACGGCGCCGCCGTCCCCCAGCTCGGCTACGGCGTGTGGCAGGTCGAGGACGACGTCGCCGCGGACGTCGTGGTCCAGGCGATCAACGCCGGCTACCGCCACATCGACACCGCCGCCGGGTACCAGAACGAGGGCGGTGTGGGCCGCGCCGTGAAGGCGGCGGGCGTCCCGCGCGAGGACCTGTTCCTCACCACCAAGCTCGCCAACGGGGATCAGGGCTTCGACTCCGCCAAGCAGGCGCTGGAGACCTCCCTGGCCGCCCTGGACATGGACTACGTGGACCTCTACCTCATCCACTGGGCGAGCCCGCAGCGCGGCACCTACCTCGACTCCTGGAAGGCGCTCATCGAGCTGCAGGCCGAGGGGAAGGCGAGGTCCATCGGCGTCTCGAACTTCCCCGCCGAGCAGCTCGAGGAGATCATCGCCGCCACCGGCGTGGTGCCCGTGATGCACCAGATCGAGCTGCACCCCGCCTTCCAGCAGGCCGAGTTGCGCGCCCTCCACGCCGAGAAGGGCATCCTCACCGAGGCCTGGTCGCCGCTGGGTCAGGGCGGCGACATCCTGCGCGACCCGGTGATCACCGACATCGCCGCCGCTCACGACGCCGACCCCGCGCAAGTGATCATCGCCTGGCATCTCGCGATCGGGAACGTGGTGATCCCGAAGTCCGTGACCCCCGCGCGGATCGTCTCGAACTTTGCCGCCGCCGATCTCACGCTCACGGACGAGGAGGTCGAGCGGATCGCCGGCCTGGACCGCGCCGACGGGCGCATCGGCCCGGACCCCGCCAACCCCGGGTTCTGA
- a CDS encoding 6-phospho-beta-glucosidase, with protein MKLTILGGGGFRVPLVYEAVATAATGLTVDEVALYDVDPARLRTIAAVIEELAAQLQQRGHGATVPRLLATTDLREAVTGADFVFSAVRVGGAEARTIDERVALGLGLLGQETIGPGGLAYALRTIPVALDIARAVAELAPDAWTINFTNPAGIVTEAMRTVLGDRVVGICDTPIGLVRRVGRLLGTDLVASERAASAGTAGEGAADGAPAAVDYVGLNHLGWLRSVTIDGVDRLPGLLADDAALEEIEEARLIGKDWVRADGALPNEYLFYYLHTTEAIARITGAATTRGEFLAKQQGDFYLAAAELGEGGNADVRGAGACADAGPDAGAGTDADAGAGAGAGAGAGAGADAGADATSCCTSPLDLWRETLHEREATYMAESRDEERREEDVAGGGYQEVAMRLMTALATGRSERMILDVGNAPAGSNAPPAQRIVPELPADLVLEVLCVVDGDGVHPQPVAPVELGRLGMMSALRASERKILEAATTGSREAAWQGFSMHPLVSSPKLGRKLLEGYEAGHPQIATLFRRG; from the coding sequence ATGAAGCTCACGATCCTGGGCGGGGGCGGCTTCCGCGTCCCGCTGGTGTACGAGGCGGTCGCGACCGCCGCCACCGGACTCACCGTGGACGAGGTCGCGCTGTACGACGTGGACCCGGCGCGCCTGCGCACCATCGCCGCCGTGATCGAGGAGCTCGCCGCGCAGCTCCAGCAGCGCGGGCACGGCGCGACCGTGCCGCGCCTGCTCGCCACCACGGATCTGCGCGAGGCTGTCACCGGCGCGGACTTCGTGTTCTCCGCGGTGCGGGTGGGCGGCGCGGAGGCCCGCACGATCGACGAGCGGGTCGCGCTCGGGCTCGGCCTCCTGGGCCAGGAGACGATCGGCCCCGGCGGCCTCGCCTACGCGCTGCGCACGATCCCCGTCGCCCTCGACATCGCCCGCGCGGTGGCTGAGCTGGCGCCGGACGCGTGGACCATCAACTTCACGAACCCCGCCGGAATCGTCACCGAGGCGATGCGCACGGTGCTCGGCGACCGGGTGGTGGGCATCTGCGACACCCCGATCGGCCTGGTGCGGCGCGTGGGCCGGCTGCTGGGCACGGACCTCGTGGCGAGCGAGAGGGCGGCGAGCGCGGGCACAGCGGGCGAGGGTGCGGCCGACGGGGCCCCCGCCGCCGTCGACTACGTGGGGCTGAACCACCTGGGCTGGCTGCGCTCGGTGACGATCGACGGGGTGGATCGCCTGCCGGGCCTGCTCGCCGACGACGCTGCGCTCGAGGAGATCGAGGAGGCGCGCCTTATCGGGAAGGACTGGGTGCGGGCCGACGGCGCCCTGCCCAACGAGTACCTCTTCTACTACCTGCACACCACCGAGGCGATCGCACGGATCACGGGCGCGGCCACCACCCGCGGGGAGTTCCTCGCGAAGCAGCAGGGCGACTTCTACCTCGCCGCGGCCGAGCTCGGCGAGGGCGGCAACGCCGACGTGCGCGGTGCTGGTGCTTGCGCTGATGCTGGCCCCGATGCAGGTGCTGGCACTGACGCTGATGCCGGTGCCGGTGCCGGTGCCGGTGCCGGTGCCGGTGCCGGTGCTGACGCTGGTGCTGACGCCACCTCCTGCTGCACCTCGCCGCTGGACCTGTGGCGCGAGACCCTCCACGAGCGGGAGGCGACCTACATGGCCGAGTCCCGGGACGAGGAGCGGCGCGAGGAGGACGTCGCCGGCGGCGGCTACCAGGAGGTGGCGATGCGGCTCATGACCGCCCTCGCGACCGGCCGCAGCGAGCGGATGATCCTCGACGTGGGCAACGCCCCGGCCGGCTCGAACGCCCCGCCCGCGCAGCGGATCGTGCCCGAGCTGCCCGCTGATCTCGTCCTCGAGGTGCTGTGCGTGGTGGACGGCGACGGCGTGCACCCCCAGCCCGTCGCCCCGGTGGAGCTGGGACGGCTGGGCATGATGAGCGCGCTACGGGCTTCCGAACGGAAGATCCTCGAGGCGGCGACGACCGGCTCCCGCGAGGCGGCCTGGCAGGGCTTCTCCATGCACCCGCTGGTCAGCTCCCCGAAGCTCGGCCGAAAACTGCTCGAGGGCTACGAGGCGGGGCACCCGCAGATCGCGACGCTGTTCCGGCGGGGCTGA
- a CDS encoding DeoR/GlpR family DNA-binding transcription regulator: MLSEERHQAIAAALRRQGTVTVAALSTDLRVSEATVRRDLDALAEAGSLRRVRGGAAAIRGSVRPEADPRSFEDVAGTATVAKQQIAARACTLIEDGEVIALDIGTTVAAMCPLLVERSLTVVTASLAVVRSLAAAPDIDIVILGGLLRPNYDSMVGTLTESALGQVRVDRAFLGAAGVRTDGAVLDSTPSEVPIKRGLLDVAAAAYLLADHEKFPGSGFLEVARLTRFTALVTDRPPLPFDIALPDGEDVEVLLP, encoded by the coding sequence ATGCTGAGCGAGGAGCGCCATCAGGCGATCGCGGCCGCGTTGCGCCGTCAGGGCACCGTGACCGTGGCCGCGCTCAGCACTGACCTGCGCGTCTCCGAGGCGACGGTGCGCCGCGACCTGGATGCACTGGCGGAGGCCGGCTCGCTCCGGCGCGTGCGGGGCGGTGCGGCGGCGATCCGCGGTTCGGTGCGCCCGGAGGCGGACCCACGCTCCTTCGAGGACGTCGCCGGCACCGCCACCGTCGCCAAGCAGCAGATCGCCGCCCGCGCGTGCACCCTGATCGAGGACGGCGAGGTGATCGCCCTGGACATCGGCACCACTGTCGCGGCGATGTGCCCGCTGCTGGTCGAGCGGTCGCTCACCGTCGTCACCGCCTCACTGGCGGTGGTGCGCTCGCTCGCCGCCGCCCCCGACATCGACATCGTGATCCTCGGGGGACTGCTGCGCCCGAACTACGACTCGATGGTGGGCACGCTCACCGAGTCCGCGCTCGGTCAGGTGCGGGTAGATCGTGCGTTCCTCGGCGCCGCCGGAGTGCGGACCGACGGCGCGGTGCTCGACTCCACCCCCAGCGAGGTCCCGATCAAGCGTGGGCTGCTCGACGTCGCCGCCGCCGCGTACCTGCTGGCGGACCACGAGAAGTTCCCCGGCTCGGGGTTCCTCGAGGTCGCGCGACTGACGCGCTTCACCGCGCTGGTCACCGATCGCCCCCCTCTCCCCTTCGACATCGCGCTCCCCGACGGGGAGGACGTGGAGGTGCTGCTGCCATGA
- a CDS encoding ABC transporter substrate-binding protein, translating to MLRRNFLGSTAALGGLGLLAACAPGSDSGDGGGDAPAPAADEVDTDIAALGEITLTVWDQEVRGAQNDAIEALIGAFQEQYPNVTVERTSQSFDDLQQQTGLALSGNDVPDVLQVNNARGDMGSFVADGLLTDLTGYAEAYGWTDRFAPSVLGKMSYSSDGVTFGEGSLYGLAQTGEVCGIYYSQAKLDELDLEAPTTWDEVFSLVEAAAEAGEQPIMLGNLDQWPALHVFGPLQAHFVDAETIVTLGMGNAGADWTSEENVAALTRLAEWGSSGALGDSPNGLAYDDAWPEFTEGTGVLLIGGSWLGPDMEAVMGEDLRFMAPPPGADGAVATTGGTGIPFSIPSAAANPAAAAAFIDFITSDDAMAMIAENGGMPVNRTAELAPDSGVNKDIYEAFDAVSTEGTLLPYLDYATPSFADTAGAVMQEVIGGQSTPEEAAQTLQDDYGAFTEGS from the coding sequence ATGCTTCGACGGAACTTCCTCGGCTCCACGGCCGCCCTGGGCGGTCTGGGCCTGCTGGCCGCGTGCGCCCCCGGCTCCGACTCCGGCGACGGCGGCGGCGACGCCCCGGCCCCGGCGGCCGACGAGGTGGACACCGACATCGCGGCCCTGGGCGAGATCACCCTCACCGTCTGGGACCAGGAGGTGCGCGGCGCCCAGAACGATGCCATCGAGGCGCTGATCGGCGCGTTCCAGGAGCAGTACCCGAACGTCACCGTGGAGCGCACCTCGCAGTCCTTCGACGACCTGCAGCAGCAGACCGGCCTGGCGCTGTCCGGCAACGACGTGCCGGACGTGCTCCAGGTGAACAACGCCCGCGGCGACATGGGCTCCTTCGTGGCCGACGGCCTGCTCACCGACCTCACCGGCTACGCCGAGGCGTACGGCTGGACCGACCGCTTCGCCCCCAGCGTGCTGGGCAAGATGAGCTACTCGAGCGACGGCGTCACCTTCGGCGAGGGCTCGCTGTACGGGCTGGCCCAGACCGGCGAGGTGTGCGGCATCTACTACTCGCAGGCGAAGCTCGACGAGCTGGACCTCGAGGCCCCCACCACCTGGGACGAGGTGTTCTCCCTGGTCGAGGCCGCCGCCGAGGCCGGCGAGCAGCCGATCATGCTGGGCAACCTCGACCAGTGGCCCGCGCTGCACGTGTTCGGCCCGCTGCAGGCGCACTTCGTGGACGCCGAGACCATCGTGACCCTCGGCATGGGCAACGCGGGCGCCGACTGGACCAGCGAGGAGAACGTCGCCGCTCTCACGCGGCTGGCCGAGTGGGGCAGCAGCGGCGCCCTGGGCGATTCCCCGAACGGCCTCGCCTACGACGACGCCTGGCCCGAGTTCACCGAGGGCACCGGCGTGCTCCTGATCGGCGGCTCCTGGCTGGGACCGGACATGGAGGCCGTGATGGGGGAGGACCTGCGGTTCATGGCGCCCCCGCCCGGGGCCGACGGGGCGGTGGCCACCACCGGCGGCACCGGCATCCCCTTCTCGATCCCGTCGGCCGCCGCGAACCCGGCCGCGGCCGCCGCGTTCATCGACTTCATCACCAGCGATGACGCGATGGCGATGATCGCCGAAAACGGCGGCATGCCGGTGAACCGCACCGCCGAGCTCGCCCCCGACTCCGGTGTCAACAAGGACATCTACGAGGCCTTCGACGCCGTCTCCACCGAGGGCACGCTGCTGCCCTACCTCGACTACGCCACCCCCTCCTTCGCGGACACCGCCGGGGCCGTGATGCAGGAGGTGATCGGCGGGCAGTCCACGCCGGAGGAGGCCGCCCAGACCCTGCAGGACGACTACGGCGCGTTCACGGAGGGGTCCTGA
- a CDS encoding carbohydrate ABC transporter permease — MRPGQTGARRRHRPSAVARSAATPYLFLLPALLVYGAFALYPLGRAAQFSLYEWKGFGSSTFVGLGNYLDLAGDADFRAAIGNALILIVFYALIPLAVGLVLAAILRRGQVRGMGFFRTVIFLPQVIALVVVAVAWRQIYSPHGLLNDLLRGVGLDVLTRGWLGDPGTALAAVGFIGTWIEMGLVMLLLLSGMSRIPAELFEAARLDGAGAVREFFAITLPAVRGEITVALVLTLIAALKTFDLVYMTTSGGPGNSTTVPSFEVYFRAFELRAVGSASAVAIVLTVLIFALNVAVTRIGEREA, encoded by the coding sequence ATGAGGCCCGGACAGACCGGGGCGCGGCGGCGGCACCGGCCCTCCGCGGTCGCCCGCTCCGCCGCCACGCCCTACCTGTTCCTGCTGCCCGCCCTGCTGGTCTACGGCGCGTTCGCGCTGTACCCGCTGGGCCGGGCCGCGCAGTTCTCGCTGTACGAGTGGAAAGGCTTCGGCTCCTCCACGTTCGTGGGCCTGGGCAATTACCTCGACCTCGCCGGGGACGCGGACTTCCGGGCCGCGATCGGCAACGCGCTGATCCTCATCGTGTTCTACGCGCTGATCCCGCTGGCGGTGGGGCTGGTGCTCGCGGCGATCCTGCGCCGCGGGCAGGTGCGGGGGATGGGCTTCTTCCGCACGGTGATCTTCCTGCCGCAGGTGATCGCGCTGGTGGTGGTGGCCGTGGCGTGGCGGCAGATCTACTCCCCGCACGGCCTGCTGAACGATCTGCTGCGCGGGGTGGGGCTGGATGTGCTCACCCGCGGCTGGCTGGGCGATCCCGGCACGGCCCTGGCCGCGGTGGGCTTCATCGGCACCTGGATCGAGATGGGGCTGGTCATGCTGCTGCTCCTGTCCGGGATGAGCCGCATCCCCGCGGAGCTGTTCGAGGCGGCGCGCCTGGACGGCGCCGGCGCCGTGCGCGAGTTCTTCGCGATCACGCTGCCGGCGGTGCGCGGGGAGATCACCGTGGCGCTGGTGCTCACCCTCATCGCGGCGCTGAAGACCTTCGACCTGGTGTACATGACCACCTCCGGCGGGCCGGGCAACTCCACCACGGTGCCCAGCTTCGAGGTGTACTTCCGCGCCTTCGAGCTGCGCGCCGTCGGCTCCGCCAGCGCGGTCGCGATCGTGCTCACCGTGCTGATCTTCGCGCTCAACGTGGCGGTGACCCGGATCGGGGAGCGTGAGGCATGA
- a CDS encoding carbohydrate ABC transporter permease — MKVSRTETTVNYAILIAFALFALAPVLTILLTSVSAPLGRPDGVYLSNFVEAWTVGGFGRSLGNSAVVAVIVVGLATVLAIGAGYAFGTMRFRGATALFYLFLVGMMIPAEATIIPLFFDLRSLGLTDTYLAIAMPQVAQSIAFGTFWLRAQFRALPTSLVEAAALDGAGPLQALVRILVPASRPAIVTMLVLVFMWTWNEFLIALIMAPGGRLRTAPLGLATFQGQYTAETALLAAGAVIVALPTVILFLFLQRHFIRGMLEGVAR, encoded by the coding sequence ATGAAGGTCTCCCGCACCGAGACGACGGTCAACTACGCGATCCTGATCGCCTTCGCCCTGTTCGCGCTCGCGCCCGTGCTCACCATCCTGCTCACCTCCGTCTCCGCGCCGCTGGGCCGGCCGGACGGCGTGTACCTCTCCAACTTCGTGGAGGCGTGGACGGTGGGCGGGTTCGGCCGCTCCCTGGGCAACTCCGCGGTGGTGGCCGTGATCGTGGTGGGACTGGCCACCGTGCTCGCGATCGGTGCCGGCTACGCCTTCGGCACCATGCGGTTCCGCGGCGCGACCGCGCTGTTCTACCTGTTCCTGGTGGGGATGATGATCCCTGCCGAGGCGACGATCATCCCGCTGTTCTTCGACCTGCGCAGCCTGGGCCTGACCGACACCTACCTCGCGATCGCGATGCCGCAGGTGGCGCAGTCGATCGCCTTCGGCACGTTCTGGCTGCGCGCCCAGTTCCGGGCCCTGCCCACCAGTCTCGTGGAGGCCGCCGCGCTGGACGGCGCGGGGCCGCTGCAGGCCCTGGTGCGGATCCTCGTGCCCGCCTCCCGGCCCGCGATCGTGACGATGCTGGTGCTGGTGTTCATGTGGACCTGGAACGAGTTCCTGATCGCCCTGATCATGGCGCCGGGCGGGCGGCTGCGCACCGCCCCGCTGGGCCTGGCCACCTTCCAGGGCCAGTACACCGCCGAGACCGCGCTGCTCGCCGCCGGCGCCGTGATCGTGGCCCTGCCCACCGTGATCCTGTTCCTGTTCCTCCAGCGCCACTTCATCCGCGGAATGCTCGAAGGAGTCGCCAGGTGA
- a CDS encoding carbohydrate kinase family protein, translated as MTDRPTDPAPTTPDPGAAAPAPAPTTPDGGPSAGGAPGPSAAHPAPSAAHPAAGASTPAPPEAAGCQDWDPLAGQRSDDDPPLDVLLSGTVFFDIVFTGMERLPRPGEELWSKGMGSSPGGIANLATAAARLGLRTGLVAGFGDDAYADWMWHTMAHEEGIDLTASRRFTDFHSALTVSIAAEGDRAMATHGHDLPVPLSSLIAAAPASRAAVVDLAGETSWWAQLAQRGALIFADIGFDPSGRWDTADLAPLTHCHAFTPNALEAMSYTRTDSPDRAVRALAERVPLAVVTDGADGSYAIDGSTGEEAFCPAVPVTAIDTTGAGDVFAAAMVLGTLAEWPLDERLRFASLCSALAVQQFGGSLAAPGWGDITDWWRCMSRAADDGDLRAAYTRSGYRFLDGVVPDHPVHGRRRAQGTFALRSDAGKH; from the coding sequence ATGACCGACCGCCCCACCGATCCCGCCCCGACCACGCCCGATCCCGGCGCGGCCGCACCGGCCCCCGCCCCGACCACGCCCGACGGCGGCCCGTCGGCCGGGGGCGCGCCCGGCCCGTCGGCCGCCCACCCCGCCCCGTCGGCCGCCCACCCCGCCGCGGGCGCCTCCACCCCGGCGCCTCCGGAGGCCGCCGGCTGTCAGGACTGGGACCCGCTGGCCGGGCAGCGCTCCGACGACGACCCGCCGCTGGACGTGCTGCTCTCCGGCACCGTGTTCTTCGACATCGTGTTCACCGGGATGGAACGCCTGCCCCGGCCCGGCGAGGAGCTGTGGTCCAAGGGCATGGGCTCCAGCCCCGGCGGGATCGCGAACCTCGCCACCGCCGCGGCACGGCTGGGCCTGCGCACCGGGCTGGTGGCCGGGTTCGGCGACGACGCCTACGCCGACTGGATGTGGCACACCATGGCGCACGAGGAGGGCATCGACCTCACCGCCTCCCGCCGCTTCACCGACTTCCACTCGGCGCTGACCGTCTCCATCGCGGCCGAGGGGGACCGCGCCATGGCCACGCACGGCCATGACCTTCCCGTGCCGCTGTCCTCGCTGATCGCCGCCGCGCCCGCCTCCCGCGCCGCGGTGGTGGATCTGGCGGGGGAGACCTCCTGGTGGGCGCAGCTCGCCCAGCGCGGCGCGCTGATCTTCGCCGACATCGGCTTCGACCCCTCGGGCCGCTGGGACACCGCGGATCTCGCCCCGCTCACGCACTGCCACGCCTTCACCCCGAACGCGCTGGAGGCGATGAGCTACACCCGCACCGACAGCCCCGACCGGGCGGTGCGGGCGCTCGCCGAACGGGTGCCGCTGGCGGTGGTGACCGACGGGGCCGACGGCTCCTACGCGATCGACGGCAGCACCGGCGAGGAGGCGTTCTGCCCGGCCGTGCCGGTCACCGCGATCGACACCACCGGCGCCGGGGACGTGTTCGCCGCGGCGATGGTGCTGGGCACCCTGGCCGAGTGGCCGCTCGACGAGCGGCTGCGCTTCGCCTCGCTGTGCTCCGCGCTCGCGGTGCAGCAGTTCGGCGGCTCGCTCGCCGCCCCCGGCTGGGGCGACATCACCGACTGGTGGCGCTGCATGAGCCGCGCCGCCGACGACGGCGACCTGCGCGCCGCCTACACCCGCAGCGGCTACCGCTTCCTCGACGGCGTGGTCCCCGACCACCCCGTGCACGGCCGCCGCCGCGCCCAGGGCACCTTCGCCCTCCGCTCCGACGCCGGGAAGCACTGA
- a CDS encoding cation:proton antiporter — translation MHETSLLVENLLSMWWLALAAVLAPVLALITRRTVPDVVWLLVLGIVIGPHALGLAEATEAVEFLRELGLGFLFLLAGFEVNLADMRSRAGRSAAMTWLLCAVLGLGAGILVAGGDWHVAAVLGIAATSTALGTLLPILKDSGALGAPLGRAAMVHGAYGELLPVLAMSLLLTTRATGQAAVVLVLFAALAVVTVLLPVRLYRRVPLLGRAFAAAANSTMQTTVRITVWILVTLMLLTAVLELDVALGAFAAGLLMQAVLRSLAPGHVGEIMHKVEVVGFGLLIPIFFLTSGMSIDVVAVLGAWPLLLGFLAMIVVVRGLPVLARELWTSTDSQLATTREKAALGLYAATGLPIIVAVTQIAAGSGLITTTAASAMVMAGALTVLVFPLLAARLTRGLEPSKEPADADAG, via the coding sequence ATGCACGAGACCTCTCTGCTCGTCGAGAACCTGCTGTCGATGTGGTGGCTCGCCCTGGCGGCGGTGCTGGCGCCCGTCCTGGCGCTGATCACGCGCCGCACCGTCCCGGACGTGGTGTGGCTGCTGGTGCTCGGCATCGTGATCGGCCCCCACGCCCTGGGGCTGGCCGAGGCCACCGAGGCGGTGGAGTTCCTGCGCGAGCTGGGGCTCGGGTTCCTGTTCCTGCTGGCGGGGTTCGAGGTGAACCTCGCGGACATGCGCAGCCGCGCCGGGCGCAGCGCCGCGATGACCTGGCTGCTGTGCGCGGTGCTCGGCCTGGGAGCGGGGATCCTGGTGGCCGGCGGGGACTGGCACGTCGCCGCGGTGCTGGGCATCGCCGCCACCTCCACCGCGCTGGGCACGCTGCTGCCGATCCTCAAGGACTCCGGGGCGCTCGGGGCGCCGCTGGGCCGGGCGGCGATGGTCCACGGCGCCTACGGCGAGCTGCTGCCCGTGCTCGCGATGTCGCTGCTGCTCACCACCCGGGCCACCGGGCAGGCGGCGGTGGTGCTGGTGCTGTTCGCGGCCTTGGCGGTGGTGACGGTGCTGCTGCCGGTGCGGCTCTACCGGCGGGTGCCGCTGCTGGGACGCGCCTTCGCCGCGGCCGCGAACTCCACCATGCAGACCACCGTGAGGATCACGGTGTGGATCTTGGTCACGCTGATGCTGCTCACCGCCGTGCTCGAGCTCGACGTGGCGCTCGGCGCCTTCGCCGCCGGCCTCCTCATGCAGGCGGTGCTGCGCAGCCTCGCCCCGGGCCACGTCGGGGAGATCATGCACAAGGTGGAGGTGGTGGGCTTCGGCCTGCTCATCCCGATCTTCTTCCTCACCAGCGGGATGAGCATCGATGTGGTCGCGGTGCTGGGGGCGTGGCCGCTGCTGCTGGGGTTCCTGGCGATGATCGTGGTGGTGCGCGGCCTGCCGGTGCTGGCCCGGGAGCTGTGGACCAGCACCGACTCGCAGCTCGCGACGACGCGCGAGAAGGCGGCGCTGGGGCTGTACGCCGCGACGGGGCTGCCGATCATCGTGGCCGTCACCCAGATCGCCGCCGGCTCCGGCCTGATCACCACCACCGCCGCCTCGGCGATGGTGATGGCCGGGGCGCTCACCGTGCTGGTGTTCCCGCTGCTGGCCGCACGCCTCACGCGCGGCCTGGAACCGTCGAAGGAGCCGGCCGACGCCGACGCCGGGTGA
- a CDS encoding SRPBCC family protein has product MSAQPATTSEARYVASRTVAAAPGAVYALLTDPAQHHRTEPTDWVRGPLEAEPAPLTQVGQVFGIEMFHENAGGRYDMHNEVIALEPERTVAWRPGQYGPDGELGSAGWTWRYDLAAEGEGTRVTLTYDWSKVPEFLREQFSLPPFPPSFLDESLAALEEAVTAG; this is encoded by the coding sequence ATGAGCGCGCAGCCCGCCACGACCTCGGAGGCCCGCTACGTCGCCTCCCGCACCGTCGCCGCCGCCCCGGGCGCCGTGTACGCCCTGCTCACCGATCCCGCGCAGCACCACCGCACCGAACCGACCGACTGGGTGCGCGGCCCGCTGGAGGCGGAGCCCGCGCCGCTCACGCAGGTGGGGCAGGTGTTCGGCATCGAGATGTTCCACGAGAACGCCGGCGGGCGCTACGACATGCACAACGAGGTGATCGCGCTCGAGCCCGAGCGGACCGTGGCCTGGCGGCCCGGGCAGTACGGGCCCGACGGGGAGCTGGGCAGCGCCGGCTGGACCTGGCGCTACGACCTCGCCGCCGAGGGCGAGGGCACCCGTGTGACCCTCACCTACGACTGGAGCAAGGTGCCGGAGTTCCTCCGGGAGCAGTTCTCCCTGCCGCCGTTCCCGCCCAGCTTCCTCGACGAATCGCTGGCCGCGCTGGAGGAGGCGGTGACGGCGGGGTAG